From the uncultured Trichococcus sp. genome, one window contains:
- the rsmA gene encoding 16S rRNA (adenine(1518)-N(6)/adenine(1519)-N(6))-dimethyltransferase RsmA produces the protein MSGLEYHKDIATPSRTNAILKKYHLTMKKSLGQNFLVDPNILTKMVAAAGIDENTNVIEIGPGIGALTERLAREAKKVVAFEVDKRLAPILKTELAEYDNIEIIFQDILQANVPQVIEEHFEPADRLVVAANLPYYITTPIIMNFIETDLPIDTFVMMMQKEVAQRMTAKPGTKAFGSLTIAIDYYTEAEIAFIVPKTVFVPQPNVDSAILKLQRRAEPKVKVTDEKFFFDLVRAGFNQRRKTLWNNLQSRYGKTEEIKAALTAGLEEAGIEPSKRAEALSIEQFADLANALIKYLDVQ, from the coding sequence ATGAGCGGATTAGAATACCATAAGGATATAGCGACACCAAGCAGAACGAACGCCATCTTAAAAAAATACCATTTGACCATGAAGAAGAGCCTAGGCCAAAACTTTTTGGTGGACCCGAATATATTGACGAAGATGGTGGCAGCAGCCGGCATAGATGAAAACACCAATGTGATCGAGATCGGCCCCGGTATCGGAGCCTTGACGGAACGCCTTGCCAGAGAAGCTAAAAAAGTAGTGGCATTTGAAGTGGACAAACGTCTGGCGCCTATTTTGAAGACGGAACTTGCGGAATACGATAACATCGAAATCATTTTCCAGGATATTCTGCAGGCGAATGTTCCGCAGGTCATCGAGGAGCATTTTGAGCCGGCTGACCGCTTGGTGGTGGCGGCGAATCTGCCTTACTACATCACAACGCCGATCATTATGAATTTCATCGAGACCGATTTGCCGATCGATACGTTTGTGATGATGATGCAGAAGGAAGTTGCGCAACGTATGACGGCCAAGCCTGGAACGAAAGCGTTCGGTTCATTGACGATTGCGATCGACTACTATACGGAAGCCGAGATTGCCTTCATCGTTCCGAAGACCGTTTTTGTGCCGCAACCGAATGTCGATTCGGCAATCCTGAAGCTGCAGCGGAGAGCGGAACCTAAAGTGAAGGTCACGGATGAGAAGTTCTTCTTTGATCTGGTCCGTGCCGGTTTCAACCAACGCAGAAAAACGCTCTGGAACAATCTGCAGTCCCGCTACGGCAAAACCGAAGAAATCAAGGCAGCATTGACTGCCGGTCTTGAAGAAGCCGGTATTGAGCCTTCAAAACGGGCAGAAGCCCTGAGCATCGAACAATTTGCGGACCTTGCGAATGCGTTGATCAAATATTTGGACGTTCAATAA